Genomic window (Candidatus Saccharibacteria bacterium oral taxon 488):
TTGCGGTCGCGCCGCGTCAAACGTATCCGGTAGGAATGGCACGCTGAGATTACTGATAATCATTAACCCGACTCCGATGATACTGAGGGCGATAAACATGATACTGAGACGATTGAGTAATGCGGCTGAAGTTTTCATATGTCTAGTGTAGCATGGTTCGTCGCGCTAATTCGCGCCATCGTAAAAAATCTGCTATACTAGTGGAAATGATTTTGTTAGATAGGGTTACCAAGATATATGGCAAGGACAATAAGCCGGCCTTGAACCGGGTGAGTGTTCATGTCAAGCCCGGCGAGTTTGTGATTTTGGTCGGGACATCGGGCGCGGGGAAGTCGACGCTACTCAAACTCTTGACCCGCGAGGAAAAGCCGACTGGTGGCAAGATTGTCGTCGGTGGGATTGATTATGATACGCTCAAGGACAAGCATATCCCGCTGCTGCGGCGCAAGATTGGCGTGGTGTTCCAGGATTTCAAGCTGCTACCAAACCGGACGGTGTTTGAGAATGTAGCCTTCGCGCTGGAGATTGCCGGGATGACTAACCGCGAGATCAAATCAACGGTGCCAAAGGTGATCGAGCTAGTGGGCCTAAAAGGCAAGGAAAAGAATTTCCCACATCAGCTATCTGGTGGTGAGCGCCAGCGGGTGGCAATTGCCCGGGCAGTGGTGCGCCAGCCAAAGATTTTGATCGCGGACGAGCCGACCGGTAACCTCGATCCCAAGCATAGCTGGGATATTGTGCGCTTGCTGGAAAAAATTAACAAATACGGTACCACGGTGCTGCTGACGACGCACAATGTTGATATTGTGAACAAACTCAAACGCCGGGTGATCACCATTGATCACGGTAAAATCACCTCTGATCAAGCCAAGGGGAGTTACAAGCAATGACCGATATTTCACGTAAAGCCGCTGCCAAGGCGCGTGTCGATCCTAAAGTCCTCAAGCGCACGCGACAACGCCGCCGCCGGGTGCTGACGTTCTGGCGGATGTGTCGGTATGGTATCAATAATTTTAGCCGCAATACCTGGTTGACGATCGCAGCAACTGCGGTGATGGCGGTGACGCTGCTGATCATCGCTCTCACTATGGCCGCCCGCCAAGTGCTGGTTGACTCGGTGGATACGATTTCGCGCAGGGCCGATATGTCGATTTTCCTCAAAGGCTCGACCGAGCAAAAGGTGATCGACGAGCTGACATCGCGCCTGAGCAAGCTGCACAATGTCGAAAAGGTGACGTATATCTCGGCAGAGCAGGCGCGTCAGGAGCAAATCGAGAAGTATAAGAATGATCCAGCGACTCTCGAGGCGATCAAGGAATCAAGTAACGAAATGCCAGCGTCGCTTCGGGCCTCGCTCAGGGATTTGAATGATCAGCGAGCGCTGGTTGAGTTTACGAAGAATGACGAACTGTATAAAAAGCATAAAGACCCGACCAAAGAGCCGTCGTTCATCGGCGATCGACGTGAGGCGATCAACGCCATCGGTGACTGGGTGCGGTTTGCCAGTATTGCCGGCTCGATCGCTACGGTGGTGTTTGTGGTTATTTCGTCGCTGGTGGTGTTTAACACTATCAGGATGGCAATTTTTAACCGTAAAGACGAGATCCAGATGATGAAACTGATCGGCGCTGATCGCGGGTTTATTCGCGGGCCATTTATCGTCGAGGCAGTTATGTATGGATTTATCGCGGCGCTGGTGGCCTCAGGAGTCGGCTATTTGTTGTTGTTCTCGGCGCATGACAAGCTGGCGGTGCGGCTGCCGATGGATAACTTGATGAGTATTAGTACCACGTATGCCGGACTGGTGGTGCTGGCGATGATCATGATCGGTGCGGTGATCGGTATCGTCTCGTCATTGATTGCGACGCGCAAATACTTAAAATTATAAGTTATTTTGTCGCTGACCCCTGAATATTTACTGAGCCAAGGCGCTTGACGTCCATATGTCGCTTGTGCTAAAATAAAAAGCAATGAAGATACGGTCCACCACACCAGTTTCGACATCACGAGCCACACGGGCAGCTCTCGTGGCGGTTAGTGCTGTTGTTTTGGGCGCTGGCGTGTTCCAGCTCGGCCCACACGTATTCGCGCGTGACTATGAAGCGGAAATTAACGCTCTCAACCAACAGGCGCAACAGGCGCAGAACGAGGCCAATCGTCTCGGGACGATGGCAGCGACGCTGGAGGAAGAGCTGGGGCGCATTAACGCGCAGATTGATTCGATTCGGGCGGAAATTGCCAAGAGCCAGCAAAAGCACGACACGCTGGTTGCCGAAATTGCTAAGAACAAGCTAGCGATTGAAAAAAATCGTAAAGTCATGGGTAAAATCTTGTCGGATATTTACCTCGATGATCAGATTTCACCGCTCGAGATGCTGGCTAGCTCCAAATCAATCGGTGATTATGTTGATAAGCAGGAGCAACGTAGTAGTTTGCGATCATCGCTGAACGATAAGATCAAGGAAATTAAGGCGCTGCAGGCTAAATTAGAAGAAAATAAAAAGTCAGTCGAGAATGTGCTCAAAGACCAGAAGGCTCAGCAGACACAACTAGCGTCCAAGCAGGCAGAGCAGGCCAAGCTGGTTAACGATACCAAGAATGACCAGAATGCCTATGCAGCCTTGGCAACGCAGCGGAATAACCAAGCAGCGAAACTGCGCGAAGAGCAGGCGGCGGCTAACCGGCGAGCGCTTGGCGGGGTGTCAATTCCGGGTGGTATCCCGGGTGGTGGCGGCTATCCAGGCGTCTGGGCGAATGCACCACTGGATGCTTACGTCGATCCATGGGGCCTATATACGCGCGAATGCGTGAGCTATGTGGCCTGGAAGATCCACAGTACCGGTCGGTTTGTGCCACACTTTGGTGGGGCTGGTAACGCTAATCAGTGGCCATCAACAGCGGCGCGATACGGCATCCAGAGCGGTTCGACACCAAAGGCTGGCGCAGCAGCGGTTATGAATGTTGGCTATTATGGACACGTGATGTACGTCGAGTCGGTTAATGGTGACGGCACAATTACGGTCAGCGACTATAACTTGGCGTGGGACGGTCTGTACCGAAAGTATACGCGTTTAGCCTCGGGCCTAACCTACGTGTATTTTTAATAGCACGATGAGTCAATAAAACCCTCGCATCAGCGGGGGTTTTTGTGTACAATAGATATATGACAGAGCAACGGAGGGTAGGAAGGCGGGCTCGCTTGTTTTTGGGCGGGCTGCTGATTGCGATTGTGAGTTTTGCGGCCGGGACGCGGTCGGATCTGATTATGGCGCAGGTCGGGTCGCTGTTTGGCCTCAGGACGGCGACGGGGTCGCTGGATTTATCAACGGTGCAGCGCGTGTACCGTGAACTAAAGGCTCATTATGACGGTAAGTTAGATGAGCAAGCACTTACGCGTGGGGCGGCGCGCGGTATGGTGGCGGCGACGGGCGATCCACACACGGCGTATATGGATCCGGATGAAGCCAAGGAGTTCGAAAAGAGCTTGTCGGGTAATATTGGTGGCGGTATCGGGGCGGAAATTGCCAAGCGGCATAACGTGCCGACGATTATCCGGCCGCTCAAAAATAGTCCAGCCGAAAAGGTGGGCATCAAAGCCGGTGATGTCATCGTCAAGGTTAATGACACGGTGGTGACTGATATGCCGGTTGATCAAGTGGTGCAGCGCATTCGCGGTGATGTCGGCACGACGGTCAAGTTGGTATTGTCGCGTGGTGGCGAGCGTAAAGATGTGACAGTGACGCGCGAGAAAGTCGTTGCGCCGGCTGCTGAGTGGAAGATTGATGGTGAGATTGGTATTTTGACGGTCAGTCGCTTTAATGATGACACCGGCAAGCAAGCGCGCCAAGCCGCCGAGGAATTCCGTTCGGCAGGTGTCAAGAAAGTTATCCTCGACCTCAGGGGAAATCCTGGTGGTACCGTGGCGGCTGCACAGGCGTTAGCGGGGTTGTGGCTCAATCACGAAGTGGTGATGACCCAGCGGCGTGGTGAGCAGGTTATCTCGACGGAGAAATCGACCGGCCAGCCGCTTCTCGGTGATATCAAGACGGTTGTGTTGATTAACGGTGGTAGTGCCAGTGCCAGCGAGATCGTGGCGGGGGCGCTCAAGGATTATGGCAAGGCGACGCTGGTTGGTGAAAAAACCTATGGTAAGGGCAGTGTGCAGCGGCCGATTGATCTGGCGGATGGCTCGGTTCTGAAAGTGACCGAGGCGCGCTGGTATACGCCGCACGGCAAGAATATTGACAAGTCGGGCATCGAGCCGGATGTTAAGGTCGAGGTAACGGCTGGGGCGGCGGATAATGGGCGCGACCTACAGTTAGAGAAAGCAAAGAGTGTCTAGACTCAAAAAGGGAGGGCAAGGGACATGCAACACAGAAAAAAAATACTATTGGTTGAAGACGATACGGCACTGGCGGCAGTCTATCGGTCGCGGCTGGAGCTGGAGGGCTTTGAGATTCGTGAAGTGCATAATGGCGAGGACGCACTGTCGGCAACGGTGGCGTTTCGGCCGGACTTGATCGTACTGGATGCCATGATGCCGAAAATTAGTGGCTTTGACGTACTTGATATCCTGCGCAATACGCCAGAAACGACCAATGTGCGAGTGATCATGCTGACGGCACTCAGTCAGCAAAAAGACCGAGAGCGGGCGGAGGCGCTGGGCGTAGACGAATACCTCGTCAAGTCACAGGTGGTGATTGGCGACGTGGTAGCGCGAGTAAAGCATCATTTGGGTGTGTCGTAGCTGCCTGGAGAAACTAGCCGCTCAAATACTACTAGCGTAGCGGAATAGACAGCTAAATAGATGGGTGTAATCTGGATGCCGGGATGGCGGCGTCATAGAATAGAGAATAGTGCTGACTAGCCGACGCAAACTTGGGTTCGTCGCTCGGTTTTGCCGGTGAACTTGGTTTTCTTGACTCGCTTAAAGGTAACGACGCCGGACTTAGCAGCGTGGATGGTGTAGTTGCGGCTCATGTATGCGCCTGCACCAGCGACTTTCGTGGCGCCCGTTTGGCGGACGAGTACCTCACCGGCGTTGACTTTTTGGCCGCCGAAACGCTTGACGCCGAGGCGTTGGCCAGGGTTGTTGTGGATGTTTTTACTTGAGCCACCAGCTTTGACTTTTGACATTGAAACTCCTTAAATTTTCTAAACCTAATCCGTACCAGTATAAGTGACGGCTGATAAAAAGTCAAGGGGCTTTACTTGATTAGGCGGGTGTTATATAACTAGGGGCTATGAACGAGCAGAATATGACGAAAAGAGAGGCTTGGTTTGGCGAGCGAGTAAATAGAAGAACGGTACTACTGGGTGGCTTGGGTACTGTTGGCGCAGTGGCATTCTGTGGTGCTGTGTACGAATCTCGAGAAACGCCTCGTGATGGAGAGGCGCTGCAGGCATTGCACGCGGTACAGACGGCGGCGGCAGAGGTTGCTGAGCGCGGCGTCAATGGCCAGACAACCTCAGAAGAGACGATCGCAGCGATGATGCAGCGTGAGAGTGGTGCAATGGTAAAGATTGAGGTGGCGCTTTCCGAGCCGCTGGCGCACTATGCTGCGGGCGAGGGGCCGTATGCGTCAATTGGGGCAAATATGGTGGACGGACTATTGAGCCAGATCGGGCGGGAGGTGTTTGCCGATACCGATCAACAGATGACGACGGAAATGACCGAGCAGGCGCGGCTGGCATTGGCATTTTTACTTGTGGCGTTGAATCAGCGGCGGATTGGTCTGGGCGCTAGGGATCTACTGGCGATGTGTCAGCAGTATCATCAGGAGGCGATCGCTCCTTCTGCGGCCAAGCAAGCAGCAGAGGCGCGTCAAGCGCAGCTTGATCTTTTGGAAAAGGAATTGGTGGGTCGCTTGGGGCAGCTCGCAGACTATGATCCGGCGTTACGGCTTAAACGTCCGGTGCTCGGCTAGTCAGCAAGATCAGTAGCTCGCGGGCGACGACCTGGTCGGGGCGGCGGTAGATGAGTGGTGTACAACGGTTGAGGTGGTGATAACCGAGCTGTTGGAGGTGCTTTATCAGCGGCAGATGAGTGGCCTGGCCGGACGCGTCGTACC
Coding sequences:
- a CDS encoding 50S ribosomal protein L27, yielding MSKVKAGGSSKNIHNNPGQRLGVKRFGGQKVNAGEVLVRQTGATKVAGAGAYMSRNYTIHAAKSGVVTFKRVKKTKFTGKTERRTQVCVG
- a CDS encoding FtsX-like permease family protein translates to MTDISRKAAAKARVDPKVLKRTRQRRRRVLTFWRMCRYGINNFSRNTWLTIAATAVMAVTLLIIALTMAARQVLVDSVDTISRRADMSIFLKGSTEQKVIDELTSRLSKLHNVEKVTYISAEQARQEQIEKYKNDPATLEAIKESSNEMPASLRASLRDLNDQRALVEFTKNDELYKKHKDPTKEPSFIGDRREAINAIGDWVRFASIAGSIATVVFVVISSLVVFNTIRMAIFNRKDEIQMMKLIGADRGFIRGPFIVEAVMYGFIAALVASGVGYLLLFSAHDKLAVRLPMDNLMSISTTYAGLVVLAMIMIGAVIGIVSSLIATRKYLKL
- the ftsE gene encoding cell division ATP-binding protein FtsE produces the protein MEMILLDRVTKIYGKDNKPALNRVSVHVKPGEFVILVGTSGAGKSTLLKLLTREEKPTGGKIVVGGIDYDTLKDKHIPLLRRKIGVVFQDFKLLPNRTVFENVAFALEIAGMTNREIKSTVPKVIELVGLKGKEKNFPHQLSGGERQRVAIARAVVRQPKILIADEPTGNLDPKHSWDIVRLLEKINKYGTTVLLTTHNVDIVNKLKRRVITIDHGKITSDQAKGSYKQ
- a CDS encoding response regulator produces the protein MQHRKKILLVEDDTALAAVYRSRLELEGFEIREVHNGEDALSATVAFRPDLIVLDAMMPKISGFDVLDILRNTPETTNVRVIMLTALSQQKDRERAEALGVDEYLVKSQVVIGDVVARVKHHLGVS
- a CDS encoding CHAP domain-containing protein, translated to MKIRSTTPVSTSRATRAALVAVSAVVLGAGVFQLGPHVFARDYEAEINALNQQAQQAQNEANRLGTMAATLEEELGRINAQIDSIRAEIAKSQQKHDTLVAEIAKNKLAIEKNRKVMGKILSDIYLDDQISPLEMLASSKSIGDYVDKQEQRSSLRSSLNDKIKEIKALQAKLEENKKSVENVLKDQKAQQTQLASKQAEQAKLVNDTKNDQNAYAALATQRNNQAAKLREEQAAANRRALGGVSIPGGIPGGGGYPGVWANAPLDAYVDPWGLYTRECVSYVAWKIHSTGRFVPHFGGAGNANQWPSTAARYGIQSGSTPKAGAAAVMNVGYYGHVMYVESVNGDGTITVSDYNLAWDGLYRKYTRLASGLTYVYF
- a CDS encoding S41 family peptidase, producing MTEQRRVGRRARLFLGGLLIAIVSFAAGTRSDLIMAQVGSLFGLRTATGSLDLSTVQRVYRELKAHYDGKLDEQALTRGAARGMVAATGDPHTAYMDPDEAKEFEKSLSGNIGGGIGAEIAKRHNVPTIIRPLKNSPAEKVGIKAGDVIVKVNDTVVTDMPVDQVVQRIRGDVGTTVKLVLSRGGERKDVTVTREKVVAPAAEWKIDGEIGILTVSRFNDDTGKQARQAAEEFRSAGVKKVILDLRGNPGGTVAAAQALAGLWLNHEVVMTQRRGEQVISTEKSTGQPLLGDIKTVVLINGGSASASEIVAGALKDYGKATLVGEKTYGKGSVQRPIDLADGSVLKVTEARWYTPHGKNIDKSGIEPDVKVEVTAGAADNGRDLQLEKAKSV